One part of the Eucalyptus grandis isolate ANBG69807.140 chromosome 10, ASM1654582v1, whole genome shotgun sequence genome encodes these proteins:
- the LOC104423003 gene encoding myosin-17 isoform X1, which translates to MAQPVQIIVGSHVWVEDPVLAWIDGEVTSINGHEVHVKTTDRKTVMTDVSKVYPKDTEAPPGGVDDMTKLSYLHEPGVLQNLATRYQLNEIYTYTGNILIAVNPFQRLPHLYDTHMMEQYKGADFGELSPHVFAVGDAAYRAMINEGKSNSILVSGESGAGKTETTKMLMRYLAHLGGRSGVEGRTVEQQVLESNPVLEAFGNAKTLRNNNSSRFGKFVEIQFDKNGRISGAAIRTYLLERSRVCQISNPERNYHCFYLLCAAPEEDIARYKLGSPKSFHYLNQSSCYELEGVNDAHEYLATRRAMDIVGINEEEQEAIFRVVAAILHLGNIDFAKGKEIDSSVIKDEKSRFHLNTTAELLRCDAQSLEDALIKRVMVTPEEVITRTLDPVNAIGSRDALAKTLYSRLFDWIVEKINLSIGQDPTSKSLIGVLDIYGFESFKSNSFEQFCINFTNEKLQQHFNQHVFKMEQEEYSKEEIDWSYIEFIDNQDVLDLIEKKPGGIIALLDEACMFPRSTHETFAQKLYQTFKSNKRFIKPKLSRTDFTILHYAGEVAYQADLFLDKNKDYVVAEHQALLTASKCPFAAGLFPPLPEESSKSSKFSSIGSRFKLQLQSLMETLSSTEPHYIRCVKPNNVLKPAIFENVNIIQQLRCGGVLEAIRISCAGYPTRRTFYDFLDRFSVLSPEVLEGNYDDKVACQMILDKKGLKGYQIGKTKVFLRAGQMAELDARRSEVLGNAARTIQLRMRTYMMRKQFIALREASVTIQSYCQGKMARELYEQLRREAGALKIQKNFRAFIARKSHSRLRSCAVVLQTGYRGMIARNEFRFRKQTKASVIIQAHWRCHQAYYYYKSLQKAAIVSQCGWRGRVARRELRKLKMAARETGALKEAKDKLEKRVEELTWRLQLEKRLRIDLEEAKAQEIVKLQDTINALHTKVEEANSMVIKEREAARKAIEEATPVVKETPVIVQDTEKINSLTAEIEEFKALWIKETQTAENAKKATALAEAKNNDLIKKLEDSEKKADEQHILVQRLEEKVSNLESENQVLRQQALVISPSGKAVSVRPKTTIIQRNPENNTALNGEIRKAPAQDSVLALPPSREPETEERPQKSLNEKQQENQDILIKCISEDLGFSGGRPVAACLIFKCLLHWRSFEVERTAIFDRIIQTIGAAIEVQDNNDVLAYWLSNASTLLLLLQRTLKASGAASLTPQRRRTSASIFGRVSQGLRASPQSVGFSFLNGRMLGGPDDLRQVEAKYPALLFKQQLTAFLEKIYGLIRDNLKKEISPLLGQCIQAPRTSRASMVKGRSQANAAALQALIAHWKSIVNSLNNCLKTMRANYVPPLIVRKIFTQIFSFINVQLFNSLLLRRECCSFSNGEYVKTGLAELEQWCHDATEEFVGSALDELKHIRQAVGFLVIHQKPKKSLKEITNDLCPVLSIQQLYRISTMYWDDKYGTHSVSTDVISTMRVMMTEDSNNAVSSSFLLDDDSSIPFTVEEISKSIEQIEVPEIEPPPLIRANSGFTFLLQRAE; encoded by the exons ATG GCTCAGCCAGTGCAAATAATTGTGGGTTCTCATGTCTGGGTTGAAGATCCTGTTCTGGCATGGATTGATGGAGAAGTAACTTCAATTAATGGTCATGAGGTCCATGTCAAGACGACGGATAGAAAGACG GTCATGACAGATGTGTCGAAAGTATACCCAAAAGATACTGAGGCTCCACCTGGAGGTGTGGATGACATGACAAAGCTTTCTTACTTGCATGAACCTGGAGTGCTGCAGAACCTAGCTACGAGATATCAACTCAATGAGATTTAT ACCTACACAGGAAACATACTCATTGCTGTTAATCCATTTCAAAGATTGCCTCACCTATATGACACCCACATGATGGAACAATATAAGGGAGCTGATTTTGGAGAATTGAGTCCTCATGTGTTTGCAGTTGGTGATGCTGCATACAG GGCTATGATCAATGAAGGAAAGAGCAATTCAATTCTGGTCAGTGGAGAAAGTGGGGCTGGTAAAACAGAGACGACAAAGATGCTCATGAGATATCTTGCACACTTGGGGGGTCGATCAGGAGTTGAAGGAAGAACAGTGGAACAGCAAGTTCTGGAG TCAAACCCTGTTCTTGAAGCATTTGGCAATGCAAAGACATTGAGGAACAACAACTCAAG TcgatttggtaaatttgtggaGATTCAATTCGACAAAAATGGGCGGATTTCGGGGGCTGCCATTAGAACTTATCTGCTTGAAAGGTCACGTGTTTGTCAGATTTCCAACCCCGAGAGAAACTATCATTGCTTTTACCTTCTTTGTGCTGCTCCAGAGGAG GATATTGCAAGGTATAAGCTAGGAAgccctaaatcttttcactacTTGAATCAATCCAGTTGCTACGAGTTAGAAGGTGTAAATGATGCTCATGAATATCTCGCAACAAGGAGGGCTATGGATATAGTTGGGATCAATGAGGAGGAACAG GAGGCAATTTTCAGGGTTGTGGCGGCAATCCTTCATCTTGGAAACATTGATTTTGCTAAGGGAAAGGAGATTGATTCTTCAGTGATAAAGGATGAGAAGTCAAGATTTCATCTTAATACCACAGCAGAACTTCTTAG ATGTGATGCCCAAAGCTTGGAAGATGCTCTGATCAAACGTGTAATGGTGACACCTGAAGAAGTAATCACAAGAACTCTTGATCCTGTTAATGCAATTGGTAGCAGAGATGCATTAGCCAAGACACTATACTCCCGCTTGTTTGATTG GATTGttgaaaaaattaatctttCAATCGGGCAGGATCCAACATCAAAATCCCTGATTGGAGTTCTTGATATCTATggttttgaaagttttaaatcCAACAG TTTTGAGCAGTTCTGTATAAACTTCACCAATGAGAAGCTGCAACAACATTTTAATCAG CATGTCTTCAAAATGGAGCAGGAAGAGTATAGTAAAGAAGAGATAGATTGGAGCTATATCGAGTTTATTGATAATCAAGATGTATTGGATTTAATTGAAAAG AAACCTGGAGGGATTATCGCTCTTCTTGATGAGGCCTG TATGTTTCCGAGATCTACCCATGAAACATTTGCCCAGAAGTTGTACCAAACTTTTAAAAGCAACAAACGTTTTATCAAACCAAAGCTCTCTCGTACTGATTTTACTATATTACACTATGCAGGGGAG GTTGCCTACCAGGCTGATCTATTTCTGGACAAAAATAAAGATTATGTGGTGGCAGAACATCAGGCATTGCTGACTGCCTCAAAATGCCCATTTGCGGCAGGTTTATTCCCCCCACTTCCTGAAGAATCGTCCAAATCTTCTAAGTTTTCTTCCATTGGATCCCGCTTCAAG CTGCAACTTCAGTCTCTAATGGAGACGCTGAGTTCTACTGAACCTCACTACATCAGATGCGTGAAGCCAAATAATGTTCTGAAACCTGCTATATTTGAAAACGTCAATATCATCCAACAGTTACGTTGTGGT GGTGTCCTTGAAGCAATTAGGATAAGCTGTGCTGGATATCCTACCCGGCGTACCTTTTATGACTTTCTTGATCGCTTCAGTGTTCTGTCTCCAGAAGTTTTAGAAGGGAA CTACGATGATAAAGTTGCTTGTCAAATGATTCTTGATAAGAAGGGATTAAAAGGTTACCAG ATTGGGAAGACCAAAGTTTTTCTCAGAGCAGGTCAAATGGCAGAGTTAGATGCTAGGAGGTCTGAGGTGCTTGGAAATGCAGCCAGAACCATTCAGCTGCGAATGCGAACTTATATGATGCGAAAGCAGTTTATTGCATTACGCGAGGCTTCTGTCACAATACAGTCGTATTGCCAAG GCAAAATGGCTCGTGAACTTTATGAACAGTTAAGACGAGAAGCTGGAGCACTGAAGATCCAGAAGAACTTCAGGGCCTTCATTGCAAGAAAATCTCACTCGAGACTAAGGTCATGTGCTGTTGTATTGCAGACAGGATATAGGGGAATGATTGCTAGGAATGAGTTCAGATTTAGAAAACAGACCAAAGCTTCCGTCATCATCCAG GCTCATTGGCGGTGTCACCAagcatattattattataagagTCTCCAGAAAGCTGCAATTGTTTCTCAATGTGGATGGAGAGGCAGAGTTGCAAGAAGAGAGCTCAGAAAGCTCAAAATG GCTGCACGAGAAACTGGTGCCCTTAAAGAAGCAAAGGACAAGCTAGAAAAGCGTGTGGAGGAGCTTACATGGCGTCTACAACTTGAAAAGCGCTTAAGG ATTGATCTAGAGGAGGCGAAAGCCCAAGAAATTGTCAAGTTGCAGGACACAATAAATGCTTTGCATACAAAGGTGGAAGAAGCCAACTCTATGGTCATTAAAGAGCGAGAAGCAGCCAGGAAGGCTATAGAAGAAGCAACTCCAGTTGTGAAGGAAACCCCTGTCATTGTTCAAGATACAGAAAAGATCAATTCATTAACAGCTGAGATTGAAGAGTTCAAG GCATTGTGGATAAAGGAGACACAAACAGCAGAGAACGCAAAAAAAGCTACTGCTCTTGCTGAGGCCAAAAACAATGACTTGATTAAGAAGCTTGAGGATTCAGAGAAGAAGGCGGACGAACAACATATTTTAGTGCAGAG GCTTGAAGAGAAGGTCTCAAATTTGGAATCAGAAAATCAGGTACTGCGCCAACAGGCACTCGTCATATCACCATCTGGCAAAGCTGTGTCTGTGAGACCAAAGACAACAATCATTCAG AGAAATCCAGAAAACAATACTGCTCTAAATGGAGAAATTCGAAAAGCTCCG GCACAAGATTCAGTACTTGCTCTCCCTCCTTCACGGGAACCTGAGACAGAGGAAAGGCCACAGAAATCTCTCAATGAGAAGCAGCag GAGAATCAAGATATCCTTATAAAGTGCATCTCTGAAGATCTAGGGTTCTCTGGGGGCAGGCCTGTTGCTGCTTGTCTCATATTCAAATGCCTTCTTCACTGGAGATCATTCGAAGTTGAGAGAACTGCTATTTTTGACCGTATCATTCAAACAATTGGCGCAGCAATTGAG GTGCAGGACAACAACGATGTATTGGCTTATTGGTTGTCCAATGCGTCAACGTTGCTGCTACTCTTACAGCGTACACTAAAGGCTAGTGGAGCAGCAAGCTTGACTCCACAGCGGCGAAGGACATCAGCTTCTATATTTGGAAGAGTGTCTCAA GGTCTACGAGCTTCTCCACAAAGTGTTGGGTTCTCATTTCTTAATGGTCGGATGCTTGGTGGCCCTGACGACTTGCGACAAGTTGAAGCCAAGTATCCAGCTTTGCTTTTCAAGCAACAACTTACAGCTTTTCTGGAGAAGATATATGGACTGATTAGAGATAATCTGAAGAAAGAGATCTCCCCCTTGCTGGGACAATGTATTCAG GCACCTAGAACATCACGTGCTAGCATGGTGAAGGGGCGTTCTCAGGCCAATGCTGCCGCTCTTCAAGCTTTAATTGCTCATTGGAAAAGTATAGTGAACAGCCTAAACAATTGCTTGAAGACGATGAGAGCCAATTAT GTTCCACCATTAATTGTCCGCAAGATTTTCACTcagatattttcatttattaatgtCCAATTATTTAACAG TCTTCTCCTGAGGCGTGAATGTTGCTCCTTTAGCAATGGGGAGTATGTAAAAACAGGGCTTGCTGAGTTAGAGCAGTGGTGCCATGATGCAACTGAGGAG TTTGTGGGATCAGCTTTGGATGAATTAAAGCATATCAGACAAGCAGTCGGCTTCTTG GTCATACATCAAAAACCAAAGAAGAGCTTGAAAGAGATAACCAATGATCTTTGCCCT gttcttagcATTCAGCAATTATACAGGATCAGTACAATGTACTGGGATGACAAATATGGCACCCATAGTGTATCAACAGAT GTCATTTCAACCATGAGAGTTATGATGACAGAGGATTCCAACAATGCCGTTAGCAGTTCTTTCCTATTGGATGATGATTCGAG CATCCCGTTCACGGTGGAAGAAATTTCAAAGTCAATTGAACAGATCGAGGTGCCCGAAATTGAACCTCCGCCTCTAATTCGTGCGAATTCAGGCTTTACATTCTTGCTACAACGTGCAGAATGA
- the LOC104423003 gene encoding myosin-17 isoform X2, giving the protein MAQPVQIIVGSHVWVEDPVLAWIDGEVTSINGHEVHVKTTDRKTVMTDVSKVYPKDTEAPPGGVDDMTKLSYLHEPGVLQNLATRYQLNEIYTYTGNILIAVNPFQRLPHLYDTHMMEQYKGADFGELSPHVFAVGDAAYRAMINEGKSNSILVSGESGAGKTETTKMLMRYLAHLGGRSGVEGRTVEQQVLESNPVLEAFGNAKTLRNNNSSRFGKFVEIQFDKNGRISGAAIRTYLLERSRVCQISNPERNYHCFYLLCAAPEEDIARYKLGSPKSFHYLNQSSCYELEGVNDAHEYLATRRAMDIVGINEEEQEAIFRVVAAILHLGNIDFAKGKEIDSSVIKDEKSRFHLNTTAELLRCDAQSLEDALIKRVMVTPEEVITRTLDPVNAIGSRDALAKTLYSRLFDWIVEKINLSIGQDPTSKSLIGVLDIYGFESFKSNSFEQFCINFTNEKLQQHFNQHVFKMEQEEYSKEEIDWSYIEFIDNQDVLDLIEKKPGGIIALLDEACMFPRSTHETFAQKLYQTFKSNKRFIKPKLSRTDFTILHYAGEVAYQADLFLDKNKDYVVAEHQALLTASKCPFAAGLFPPLPEESSKSSKFSSIGSRFKLQLQSLMETLSSTEPHYIRCVKPNNVLKPAIFENVNIIQQLRCGGVLEAIRISCAGYPTRRTFYDFLDRFSVLSPEVLEGNYDDKVACQMILDKKGLKGYQIGKTKVFLRAGQMAELDARRSEVLGNAARTIQLRMRTYMMRKQFIALREASVTIQSYCQGKMARELYEQLRREAGALKIQKNFRAFIARKSHSRLRSCAVVLQTGYRGMIARNEFRFRKQTKASVIIQAHWRCHQAYYYYKSLQKAAIVSQCGWRGRVARRELRKLKMAARETGALKEAKDKLEKRVEELTWRLQLEKRLRIDLEEAKAQEIVKLQDTINALHTKVEEANSMVIKEREAARKAIEEATPVVKETPVIVQDTEKINSLTAEIEEFKALWIKETQTAENAKKATALAEAKNNDLIKKLEDSEKKADEQHILVQRLEEKVSNLESENQVLRQQALVISPSGKAVSVRPKTTIIQRNPENNTALNGEIRKAPAQDSVLALPPSREPETEERPQKSLNEKQQENQDILIKCISEDLGFSGGRPVAACLIFKCLLHWRSFEVERTAIFDRIIQTIGAAIEDNNDVLAYWLSNASTLLLLLQRTLKASGAASLTPQRRRTSASIFGRVSQGLRASPQSVGFSFLNGRMLGGPDDLRQVEAKYPALLFKQQLTAFLEKIYGLIRDNLKKEISPLLGQCIQAPRTSRASMVKGRSQANAAALQALIAHWKSIVNSLNNCLKTMRANYVPPLIVRKIFTQIFSFINVQLFNSLLLRRECCSFSNGEYVKTGLAELEQWCHDATEEFVGSALDELKHIRQAVGFLVIHQKPKKSLKEITNDLCPVLSIQQLYRISTMYWDDKYGTHSVSTDVISTMRVMMTEDSNNAVSSSFLLDDDSSIPFTVEEISKSIEQIEVPEIEPPPLIRANSGFTFLLQRAE; this is encoded by the exons ATG GCTCAGCCAGTGCAAATAATTGTGGGTTCTCATGTCTGGGTTGAAGATCCTGTTCTGGCATGGATTGATGGAGAAGTAACTTCAATTAATGGTCATGAGGTCCATGTCAAGACGACGGATAGAAAGACG GTCATGACAGATGTGTCGAAAGTATACCCAAAAGATACTGAGGCTCCACCTGGAGGTGTGGATGACATGACAAAGCTTTCTTACTTGCATGAACCTGGAGTGCTGCAGAACCTAGCTACGAGATATCAACTCAATGAGATTTAT ACCTACACAGGAAACATACTCATTGCTGTTAATCCATTTCAAAGATTGCCTCACCTATATGACACCCACATGATGGAACAATATAAGGGAGCTGATTTTGGAGAATTGAGTCCTCATGTGTTTGCAGTTGGTGATGCTGCATACAG GGCTATGATCAATGAAGGAAAGAGCAATTCAATTCTGGTCAGTGGAGAAAGTGGGGCTGGTAAAACAGAGACGACAAAGATGCTCATGAGATATCTTGCACACTTGGGGGGTCGATCAGGAGTTGAAGGAAGAACAGTGGAACAGCAAGTTCTGGAG TCAAACCCTGTTCTTGAAGCATTTGGCAATGCAAAGACATTGAGGAACAACAACTCAAG TcgatttggtaaatttgtggaGATTCAATTCGACAAAAATGGGCGGATTTCGGGGGCTGCCATTAGAACTTATCTGCTTGAAAGGTCACGTGTTTGTCAGATTTCCAACCCCGAGAGAAACTATCATTGCTTTTACCTTCTTTGTGCTGCTCCAGAGGAG GATATTGCAAGGTATAAGCTAGGAAgccctaaatcttttcactacTTGAATCAATCCAGTTGCTACGAGTTAGAAGGTGTAAATGATGCTCATGAATATCTCGCAACAAGGAGGGCTATGGATATAGTTGGGATCAATGAGGAGGAACAG GAGGCAATTTTCAGGGTTGTGGCGGCAATCCTTCATCTTGGAAACATTGATTTTGCTAAGGGAAAGGAGATTGATTCTTCAGTGATAAAGGATGAGAAGTCAAGATTTCATCTTAATACCACAGCAGAACTTCTTAG ATGTGATGCCCAAAGCTTGGAAGATGCTCTGATCAAACGTGTAATGGTGACACCTGAAGAAGTAATCACAAGAACTCTTGATCCTGTTAATGCAATTGGTAGCAGAGATGCATTAGCCAAGACACTATACTCCCGCTTGTTTGATTG GATTGttgaaaaaattaatctttCAATCGGGCAGGATCCAACATCAAAATCCCTGATTGGAGTTCTTGATATCTATggttttgaaagttttaaatcCAACAG TTTTGAGCAGTTCTGTATAAACTTCACCAATGAGAAGCTGCAACAACATTTTAATCAG CATGTCTTCAAAATGGAGCAGGAAGAGTATAGTAAAGAAGAGATAGATTGGAGCTATATCGAGTTTATTGATAATCAAGATGTATTGGATTTAATTGAAAAG AAACCTGGAGGGATTATCGCTCTTCTTGATGAGGCCTG TATGTTTCCGAGATCTACCCATGAAACATTTGCCCAGAAGTTGTACCAAACTTTTAAAAGCAACAAACGTTTTATCAAACCAAAGCTCTCTCGTACTGATTTTACTATATTACACTATGCAGGGGAG GTTGCCTACCAGGCTGATCTATTTCTGGACAAAAATAAAGATTATGTGGTGGCAGAACATCAGGCATTGCTGACTGCCTCAAAATGCCCATTTGCGGCAGGTTTATTCCCCCCACTTCCTGAAGAATCGTCCAAATCTTCTAAGTTTTCTTCCATTGGATCCCGCTTCAAG CTGCAACTTCAGTCTCTAATGGAGACGCTGAGTTCTACTGAACCTCACTACATCAGATGCGTGAAGCCAAATAATGTTCTGAAACCTGCTATATTTGAAAACGTCAATATCATCCAACAGTTACGTTGTGGT GGTGTCCTTGAAGCAATTAGGATAAGCTGTGCTGGATATCCTACCCGGCGTACCTTTTATGACTTTCTTGATCGCTTCAGTGTTCTGTCTCCAGAAGTTTTAGAAGGGAA CTACGATGATAAAGTTGCTTGTCAAATGATTCTTGATAAGAAGGGATTAAAAGGTTACCAG ATTGGGAAGACCAAAGTTTTTCTCAGAGCAGGTCAAATGGCAGAGTTAGATGCTAGGAGGTCTGAGGTGCTTGGAAATGCAGCCAGAACCATTCAGCTGCGAATGCGAACTTATATGATGCGAAAGCAGTTTATTGCATTACGCGAGGCTTCTGTCACAATACAGTCGTATTGCCAAG GCAAAATGGCTCGTGAACTTTATGAACAGTTAAGACGAGAAGCTGGAGCACTGAAGATCCAGAAGAACTTCAGGGCCTTCATTGCAAGAAAATCTCACTCGAGACTAAGGTCATGTGCTGTTGTATTGCAGACAGGATATAGGGGAATGATTGCTAGGAATGAGTTCAGATTTAGAAAACAGACCAAAGCTTCCGTCATCATCCAG GCTCATTGGCGGTGTCACCAagcatattattattataagagTCTCCAGAAAGCTGCAATTGTTTCTCAATGTGGATGGAGAGGCAGAGTTGCAAGAAGAGAGCTCAGAAAGCTCAAAATG GCTGCACGAGAAACTGGTGCCCTTAAAGAAGCAAAGGACAAGCTAGAAAAGCGTGTGGAGGAGCTTACATGGCGTCTACAACTTGAAAAGCGCTTAAGG ATTGATCTAGAGGAGGCGAAAGCCCAAGAAATTGTCAAGTTGCAGGACACAATAAATGCTTTGCATACAAAGGTGGAAGAAGCCAACTCTATGGTCATTAAAGAGCGAGAAGCAGCCAGGAAGGCTATAGAAGAAGCAACTCCAGTTGTGAAGGAAACCCCTGTCATTGTTCAAGATACAGAAAAGATCAATTCATTAACAGCTGAGATTGAAGAGTTCAAG GCATTGTGGATAAAGGAGACACAAACAGCAGAGAACGCAAAAAAAGCTACTGCTCTTGCTGAGGCCAAAAACAATGACTTGATTAAGAAGCTTGAGGATTCAGAGAAGAAGGCGGACGAACAACATATTTTAGTGCAGAG GCTTGAAGAGAAGGTCTCAAATTTGGAATCAGAAAATCAGGTACTGCGCCAACAGGCACTCGTCATATCACCATCTGGCAAAGCTGTGTCTGTGAGACCAAAGACAACAATCATTCAG AGAAATCCAGAAAACAATACTGCTCTAAATGGAGAAATTCGAAAAGCTCCG GCACAAGATTCAGTACTTGCTCTCCCTCCTTCACGGGAACCTGAGACAGAGGAAAGGCCACAGAAATCTCTCAATGAGAAGCAGCag GAGAATCAAGATATCCTTATAAAGTGCATCTCTGAAGATCTAGGGTTCTCTGGGGGCAGGCCTGTTGCTGCTTGTCTCATATTCAAATGCCTTCTTCACTGGAGATCATTCGAAGTTGAGAGAACTGCTATTTTTGACCGTATCATTCAAACAATTGGCGCAGCAATTGAG GACAACAACGATGTATTGGCTTATTGGTTGTCCAATGCGTCAACGTTGCTGCTACTCTTACAGCGTACACTAAAGGCTAGTGGAGCAGCAAGCTTGACTCCACAGCGGCGAAGGACATCAGCTTCTATATTTGGAAGAGTGTCTCAA GGTCTACGAGCTTCTCCACAAAGTGTTGGGTTCTCATTTCTTAATGGTCGGATGCTTGGTGGCCCTGACGACTTGCGACAAGTTGAAGCCAAGTATCCAGCTTTGCTTTTCAAGCAACAACTTACAGCTTTTCTGGAGAAGATATATGGACTGATTAGAGATAATCTGAAGAAAGAGATCTCCCCCTTGCTGGGACAATGTATTCAG GCACCTAGAACATCACGTGCTAGCATGGTGAAGGGGCGTTCTCAGGCCAATGCTGCCGCTCTTCAAGCTTTAATTGCTCATTGGAAAAGTATAGTGAACAGCCTAAACAATTGCTTGAAGACGATGAGAGCCAATTAT GTTCCACCATTAATTGTCCGCAAGATTTTCACTcagatattttcatttattaatgtCCAATTATTTAACAG TCTTCTCCTGAGGCGTGAATGTTGCTCCTTTAGCAATGGGGAGTATGTAAAAACAGGGCTTGCTGAGTTAGAGCAGTGGTGCCATGATGCAACTGAGGAG TTTGTGGGATCAGCTTTGGATGAATTAAAGCATATCAGACAAGCAGTCGGCTTCTTG GTCATACATCAAAAACCAAAGAAGAGCTTGAAAGAGATAACCAATGATCTTTGCCCT gttcttagcATTCAGCAATTATACAGGATCAGTACAATGTACTGGGATGACAAATATGGCACCCATAGTGTATCAACAGAT GTCATTTCAACCATGAGAGTTATGATGACAGAGGATTCCAACAATGCCGTTAGCAGTTCTTTCCTATTGGATGATGATTCGAG CATCCCGTTCACGGTGGAAGAAATTTCAAAGTCAATTGAACAGATCGAGGTGCCCGAAATTGAACCTCCGCCTCTAATTCGTGCGAATTCAGGCTTTACATTCTTGCTACAACGTGCAGAATGA